In one Vicinamibacteria bacterium genomic region, the following are encoded:
- a CDS encoding DUF4010 domain-containing protein — MDDVEQLTRLGVALATGLLVGIERGWRERETEEGGRVAGVRTYGLIGLLGGVVGIVGIHSQQAILPTAFVAITAVMIVAYAITAKGANDVGITSLMAGLLTFGFGLLSALGHIPIAVAAAVVTTLILGVKPALHGWLHKLTGPELKAIIKLLLISVVLLPVLPNQGFGPWEALNPYTIWWMVVLVASISFAGYVAMKAVGERKGAAVTGLFGGLASSTALTLHFSRMAHRQKLATSLLGFAVLIACGTMFPRILLITAAVNRSLVPELLPPMILMSVIVYLPSALLWRRSDERGNNGKSPTVQNPLELKTALRFGALLAIVMLAAEALERT; from the coding sequence ATGGATGACGTCGAGCAATTGACGCGCCTGGGCGTGGCCCTCGCGACCGGGCTCCTCGTCGGAATCGAACGCGGTTGGCGGGAACGAGAAACCGAAGAGGGCGGTCGCGTTGCGGGAGTGAGGACCTACGGCCTCATCGGACTCCTCGGCGGCGTCGTGGGCATCGTAGGCATCCATTCACAACAGGCGATTCTTCCAACGGCGTTCGTCGCCATCACCGCGGTGATGATCGTCGCCTATGCGATCACTGCCAAAGGGGCCAACGACGTCGGGATCACGAGCCTCATGGCCGGGCTCCTCACCTTTGGGTTCGGCCTCCTGTCCGCGCTGGGGCATATCCCCATTGCCGTCGCCGCCGCCGTGGTTACGACTCTGATTCTCGGCGTGAAACCCGCTCTCCACGGCTGGCTGCACAAACTCACCGGCCCGGAGCTGAAAGCGATCATCAAACTCCTTCTCATTTCGGTCGTCTTGCTCCCGGTTCTTCCGAACCAGGGCTTCGGCCCCTGGGAAGCGCTGAACCCGTACACGATATGGTGGATGGTCGTGCTCGTGGCATCGATCTCCTTTGCCGGCTACGTGGCCATGAAGGCCGTGGGAGAGAGGAAAGGCGCCGCGGTGACGGGACTCTTCGGGGGCCTGGCCTCGTCGACGGCGCTGACCCTTCACTTTTCGAGGATGGCGCACCGACAAAAGCTGGCGACGTCCTTGCTAGGGTTCGCCGTTTTGATCGCCTGCGGTACGATGTTCCCTCGTATCCTCCTGATTACTGCCGCGGTCAACCGCAGCCTCGTGCCGGAGTTGCTCCCGCCGATGATACTGATGAGCGTTATCGTCTATCTCCCTAGCGCTCTGCTATGGCGACGCAGTGACGAGAGGGGCAATAACGGGAAATCCCCTACCGTTCAGAATCCACTCGAGCTGAAGACGGCGCTTCGATTCGGAGCGCTCCTGGCGATCGTCATGCTCGCGGCGGAAGCTCTCGAGCGTAC